In Chryseobacterium gleum, a single genomic region encodes these proteins:
- a CDS encoding T9SS-dependent M36 family metallopeptidase, translating into MKNKALPLLFAVFSAFPTILFGQDNEKLIKDYISQNKIREYKKSDLNNFIVDNVDPSKSLNGNVVKFLQTYNGLPVYSSVGTALIKDNKIVYYTDNFVKDYTTSTSGTAAITKTTALQKIAEELKNPDIADFTILGYLEKTQKRATSANQRLVYTNDESGNLRLAYEYTLMEPKSPNYWNILVDANNGNILLKNNLTLSCNFHHDAYSSDSEYSHADHFENTLTGPQNNIAENNIPLLLPDNASYNVFPLPIEAPTFGSRSIITNPWILSASPEGWHSDGTNHYTITRGNNVFAYEDAAGTALTAPDYLTGTPADGGATRNFDFPFNINETPLNNRNAAITNLFYLNNRIHDIFYKFGFTESARNFQQNNFGSGPVGGDDDSVYAEAQDGSGLNNANFSSPQDGYNGKMQMYLWSPVGRVFYYNAPSAAVSRTPGAGTAQFGNPLPMSGITGDVALSSVLDGCTALPASSLTDKIGLVERGTCAFAIKVKNLQDAGAKAAIIYNNVANGSTIGNMAGNDPSITIPSVLITNTEGEYIKTQLAASTTVNVTLKGNMTPDGSFDNGIVTHEYGHGISNRMTGAGYACLNANVSKEQMGEGWSDFFALMLTNKAGDNATVARGTGTYALGQAITGAGIRPAKYSTNLAVNGFTYGNTNGMEYNNGSAIVPDVHSIGFVWATMLWDLHWKYVEKYGYSSDVLSTTPNGSTKVLQLVTDALKLQGCNPSFIDGRNAILAAELATTQGQDKCMIWGVFARRGLGVNASAGVKNNINDQVQDFNVPEECLLATNEVNADKNKNISIYPNPAKDEFYINFPSNTLGKVSVELYDMSGKLVYSEDKISPDAKKAISTSNLVNGTYMVKIKGLGFEAASKVMVKK; encoded by the coding sequence ATGAAAAACAAAGCTTTACCTCTTTTATTTGCAGTATTTTCTGCATTTCCGACAATATTATTCGGACAGGATAATGAAAAACTGATTAAAGATTATATTTCTCAAAACAAAATAAGGGAATATAAAAAGTCTGACCTTAATAATTTCATTGTTGATAATGTAGATCCTTCAAAATCATTGAACGGAAATGTTGTAAAATTTTTACAGACCTATAATGGTTTACCTGTATACAGTTCTGTAGGAACGGCATTGATTAAGGACAATAAAATTGTTTATTACACAGATAATTTTGTAAAAGATTATACTACATCTACATCAGGTACCGCTGCGATTACTAAAACTACAGCGCTTCAAAAGATTGCTGAAGAACTGAAAAATCCGGATATTGCTGATTTTACTATTCTTGGATACCTTGAAAAGACCCAGAAAAGAGCTACTTCAGCCAATCAAAGGCTGGTTTATACGAATGATGAAAGCGGAAACCTGCGTCTTGCTTATGAATATACCTTAATGGAGCCAAAATCTCCAAACTACTGGAATATCTTGGTAGATGCGAACAATGGAAATATCCTGTTAAAAAATAACCTGACATTGTCATGTAATTTCCATCATGATGCTTACAGTTCAGATTCAGAGTACAGCCATGCTGATCATTTTGAAAATACATTAACAGGACCTCAGAATAATATAGCAGAGAATAACATTCCATTGCTTTTACCGGATAATGCATCATACAATGTATTTCCATTGCCTATTGAAGCACCAACCTTTGGTTCCAGATCCATTATTACCAACCCATGGATCCTGAGTGCTTCTCCTGAAGGATGGCATTCTGACGGTACTAATCATTATACCATTACGAGAGGAAATAACGTTTTTGCCTATGAAGATGCAGCGGGAACTGCTTTAACAGCACCTGATTATCTTACAGGAACTCCGGCAGACGGAGGAGCAACAAGAAATTTTGATTTCCCTTTTAATATTAATGAAACGCCTTTAAACAACAGAAATGCTGCTATTACTAACTTATTTTATCTGAATAACAGAATTCACGATATTTTCTACAAGTTCGGATTTACAGAATCTGCGAGAAATTTTCAGCAGAACAATTTTGGTAGCGGACCTGTAGGAGGAGATGATGACTCTGTATATGCAGAGGCGCAGGATGGAAGCGGCTTAAATAACGCAAATTTCTCTTCACCTCAAGACGGATACAATGGAAAGATGCAAATGTATCTTTGGTCTCCGGTAGGAAGAGTATTCTATTACAATGCACCTTCTGCCGCCGTTTCCCGTACACCAGGAGCAGGAACAGCGCAGTTTGGAAACCCGTTACCTATGAGCGGGATAACCGGAGATGTAGCACTTTCATCAGTATTGGATGGATGTACAGCTTTACCGGCAAGTTCACTGACTGATAAAATAGGATTGGTTGAAAGAGGCACATGTGCTTTTGCAATTAAAGTGAAAAATCTTCAGGATGCCGGAGCTAAAGCAGCGATTATATATAATAATGTAGCGAATGGCTCTACTATAGGAAATATGGCGGGGAATGATCCTTCAATTACCATTCCTTCAGTATTGATAACCAATACAGAGGGAGAATACATCAAAACTCAGCTTGCAGCAAGTACAACTGTAAATGTTACCCTAAAAGGGAATATGACGCCGGATGGCAGCTTTGATAACGGAATTGTAACCCATGAATACGGTCATGGAATATCAAACAGAATGACAGGTGCAGGATATGCATGTCTGAATGCTAACGTAAGTAAAGAACAAATGGGAGAAGGCTGGTCTGATTTCTTTGCCTTAATGTTAACCAATAAAGCCGGTGACAATGCTACTGTAGCAAGAGGTACTGGGACTTATGCGCTGGGGCAGGCGATAACAGGTGCTGGTATCAGACCTGCAAAATATTCAACAAATCTTGCGGTTAACGGATTTACTTATGGAAATACCAACGGAATGGAATACAATAACGGATCAGCAATCGTTCCGGATGTACACTCTATTGGTTTTGTATGGGCAACGATGTTATGGGACCTTCACTGGAAATATGTTGAGAAATATGGCTATTCTTCAGATGTATTATCAACCACTCCAAATGGAAGTACAAAAGTGTTACAGCTGGTAACAGATGCTCTGAAATTACAGGGCTGTAATCCAAGCTTTATTGATGGAAGAAATGCAATATTGGCTGCAGAATTAGCTACCACACAGGGACAGGATAAATGTATGATCTGGGGCGTTTTTGCAAGAAGAGGTCTTGGAGTAAATGCATCTGCAGGAGTTAAAAATAATATCAATGATCAGGTTCAGGACTTCAATGTACCGGAAGAATGTCTGCTGGCTACCAATGAAGTAAATGCTGATAAGAATAAGAATATCTCTATCTATCCAAACCCCGCTAAGGACGAATTTTATATTAACTTCCCAAGCAATACCCTTGGAAAAGTGAGTGTAGAACTTTATGATATGTCTGGTAAGCTGGTTTATTCAGAAGATAAGATTTCACCGGATGCCAAGAAAGCAATCTCTACAAGCAATCTTGTCAACGGAACTTATATGGTTAAAATAAAAGGACTTGGTTTCGAAGCTGCTTCGAAAGTAATGGTTAAAAAATAA
- a CDS encoding EamA family transporter — translation MKKKNILKGVLFVGIGASIYGMLATFVKMAYHDGFTTSEVTTSQFVLGLTGLLILNFIQTLISKQKLSAPSSKEVRMLLLAGTSLGGTSLFYYIAVQYINVSIAIVLLMQSVWFSVVVESILTRKLPNARKVVSVIIVLLGTVLATNLINMEIELDWHGVFWGLMAAASYTLTMFTSNTLATHLPVFRKSIIMLAGGSVVVFAFLFFAQIGPMYFDGLKSLYLNFTDNTEHIHPFNYSIFLTYGFVLALFGTIIPPVLFNIGFPNAGLGLGSIVSSLELPVSVTMAFVLLGEKVFFIQWVGIALILFAIVLMNLPSKKEKEVSMAEMS, via the coding sequence ATGAAGAAGAAAAATATACTAAAAGGTGTTTTATTTGTAGGGATTGGAGCTAGTATATACGGTATGTTGGCCACTTTTGTGAAAATGGCTTACCATGATGGTTTTACAACCTCAGAAGTAACTACTTCCCAATTCGTATTAGGTTTGACAGGACTTCTGATCCTTAATTTTATTCAGACCCTAATCTCGAAGCAGAAATTATCGGCGCCAAGTTCTAAAGAAGTCAGAATGTTGCTGCTTGCGGGAACTTCCCTTGGAGGAACGAGTCTGTTCTATTATATTGCAGTTCAATACATCAATGTTTCCATTGCTATTGTATTGCTGATGCAGTCGGTCTGGTTCAGTGTGGTAGTTGAAAGTATCCTTACCCGGAAACTTCCTAATGCAAGAAAAGTAGTTTCTGTAATTATTGTATTGCTGGGAACTGTTCTGGCAACCAATCTTATTAATATGGAAATAGAACTTGACTGGCATGGCGTCTTCTGGGGATTGATGGCAGCTGCTTCATATACCTTAACGATGTTTACTTCCAATACGCTGGCTACTCATCTTCCGGTTTTCAGAAAGAGTATCATTATGCTGGCAGGAGGTTCTGTGGTGGTTTTTGCATTTTTATTCTTTGCCCAGATAGGACCAATGTATTTTGATGGGTTAAAATCATTGTACTTAAATTTTACAGATAATACAGAACATATTCACCCGTTTAACTATTCAATTTTCCTGACATACGGTTTTGTTCTGGCTTTGTTTGGGACGATCATTCCACCGGTTTTATTCAATATCGGTTTTCCGAATGCAGGATTAGGATTGGGAAGTATTGTTTCATCTCTTGAGCTTCCGGTTTCTGTAACGATGGCTTTTGTTTTACTGGGAGAAAAAGTGTTTTTCATCCAATGGGTAGGGATTGCCCTGATTCTTTTTGCTATTGTTTTGATGAATTTACCTTCAAAAAAAGAAAAAGAAGTTTCAATGGCAGAAATGTCTTAA